The following are from one region of the Nicotiana tomentosiformis chromosome 7, ASM39032v3, whole genome shotgun sequence genome:
- the LOC104112544 gene encoding plant UBX domain-containing protein 4-like — translation MENQANLTADPQREALVNTFCEITSASKPEALFFLESHNFDLDSAVSTFFENNTLPAAAAADEDYNDAPASSAANLAADQRRSPSRSRSPSPPRPRNPSTSSGAAAAAGRRTGGIHTFSDLNRRPVTGSGSDSDEPQEYYTGGEKSGMLVQDPSKANNVDAIFDQARQYAAVEAPPASSGSRSFSGTARRLTGETVSAAPQPPESITHIITFWTNGFTIDDGSLRRFDDPENASFLESIRKSECPKELEPEDRSTSVRVNLTRREEDCPVPEKRRATFQGVGRTLGSTSNAEQVESIGAVSSFTAAPTPSVGLVVDQSQPSTSIQLRLADGTRMVSRFNFQHTIRDIRGFIDASRPGGPRSYQLQTVGFPPKQLSDLDQTIEQAGLANSVVIQKL, via the exons ATGGAAAATCAAGCAAATCTCACCGCCGATCCACAAAGAGAAGCACTCGTCAACACATTCTGTGAAATCACTTCTGCTTCAAAACCCGAAGCCCTTTTCTTCCTCGAAAGCCACAACTTCGATTTGGATTCCGCCGTCTCCACTTTCTTCGAGAACAATACTCTCCCCGCCGCCGCCGCCGCTGACGAGGATTACAACGATGCCCCTGCTTCCTCCGCCGCTAACCTCGCCGCTGACCAACGCCGTTCGCCATCGCGCTCCCGATCCCCGTCTCCGCCTCGACCTAGAAACCCTTCTACCTCTAGTggtgctgctgctgctgctgggCGGAGAACTGGTGGAATTCACACTTTCTCTGATCTGAATCGTCGGCCTGTTACTGGTTCTGGTAGTGACTCCGATGAGCCTCAAGAGTATTATACCGGTGGAGAAAAAAG TGGAATGCTTGTTCAAGATCCATCTAAAGCAAATAACGTGGATGCAATATTCGATCAAGCTAGACAATATGCAGCTGTTGAAGCACCTCCTGCATCTTCTGGCTCAAGAAGTTTTTCTGGAACTGCTAGAAGACTTACGGGTGAGACTGTGTCCGCTGCTCCTCAGCCACCTGAGAGTATTACTCATATTATCACTTTCTGGACCAATGGGTTCACTATAGATGATGGGTCTTTGCGGAGGTTTGATGATCCAGAAAATGCCTCTTTCTTAGAG AGTATCCGGAAGTCTGAATGCCCAAAAGAACTTGAACCAGAAGATAGGAGTACATCTGTGCGAGTTAATCTGACAAGGAGAGAGGAGGACTGCCCT GTTCCAGAGAAGCGCCGTGCTACATTTCAGGGTGTTGGAAGAACTTTAGGTAGCACTAGCAATGCTGAACAAGTTGAGTCAATTGGTGCTGTCTCATCATTCACCGCAGCTCCAACCCCATCAGTGGGCCTAGTTGTTGATCAATCACAGCCTTCAACCTCAATTCAACTGAGATTGGCAGATGGTACACGAATGGTTTCGCGGTTTAACTTCCAACACACAATCAGAGATATTCGAGGGTTTATTGACGCATCAAGGCCTGGAGGACCAAGGAGTTATCAGCTGCAGACTGTGGGCTTTCCTCCCAAACAACTCTCAGATCTGGACCAGACAATAGAGCAAGCAGGCCTAGCCAATTCAGTTGTAATCCAGAAACTTTAG
- the LOC104112543 gene encoding glycine-rich RNA-binding protein 4, mitochondrial, translating to MKGSLIQISRRVIRLPNILNGRLYFSHPSASSQPPNNKLFVAGLSWSVDEKSLNDAFSSFGQVTEVRIMYDKETGRSRGFGFVHFSKDDEASCAKDAMDGKAFLGRPLRVSFALEKVRGAPVVVPRLTGIGNGEINKTR from the exons atgaagGGAAGTTTGATACAGATTTCCAGAAGAGTAATAAGACTTCCAAACATTCTAAATGGGCGATTGTATTTCTCTCATCCTTCAGCTTCTTCCCAACCTCCCAATAACAAGCTCTTCGTCGCTG GTTTGTCATGGTCTGTGGATGAGAAGTCGCTCAACGATGCATTCTCTTCTTTCGGGCAAGTAACAGAAG TAAGAATAATGTATGATAAAGAAACTGGCCGATCAAGAGGCTTTGGGTTTGTTCACTTTTCAAAAGACGACGAGGCCAGCTGTGCAAAAGATGCCATGGACGGAAAG GCATTTCTAGGTCGCCCCTTGAGGGTAAGCTTTGCCCTTGAAAAGGTTCGTGGTGCACCTGTCGTTGTCCCTCGACTAACAGGCATTGGAAATGGCGAGATAAATAAGACTCGTTGA